A stretch of Cygnus olor isolate bCygOlo1 chromosome 16, bCygOlo1.pri.v2, whole genome shotgun sequence DNA encodes these proteins:
- the CASS4 gene encoding cas scaffolding protein family member 4 isoform X1, translating into MTTMDQNISSNRTAKNTLAKALYDNKAECSDELAFRKGDILTVLDQNVIGSEGWWKCSLHGRQGLAPANRLQLLPGAQALPLPPSTHGDVPEPPAGQQNIYQVPSVPKPPVASSTYEKMEGWVKPPARACTLPAQGIYQVPALAAQLLNERTQSSTRQHLFTLPRASRASVPNIRSEVYDVPSTQRRESLLTRSAATPPTARKGSVLLRSTECFQEEQQLYNIPSGPEKTGAVSHKDSPVGSLYDVPPKRETNASGKGSQKKSWGHYNTLPNPRKSEWIYDIPVSPEKMGLEQSPSGPSLENQALYDIPPARYKALTTSTEAKVVNPQLYDIPPTQRKVVFPDVPLYDIPPPRDMLLLPQNGSCEAPSSHLDPKAENQTSGENVYDIPKGLPNTLQSKKEREKPNSSSGNQAYRVPVQISRDTKLEHDRLSASSADSRSSTVSTFSNPSAEFMSSSEEPVKEIKLDLDVAIETLTRLQHGVSSSVASLMIFVSSKWRLQEHLEKHIEEIHRAVDHIKVSLGEFLAFARAIKVNASYITDNNLQTRIKKQLEILFNSFKILTETREALNNCNWSLEALVLRKPQNNPDDLDRFVMVARTIPDDIKRFVSIIIANGKLLFRKSEKEQEMKQSNVSPEYKMAKQIPVPRRIEIESLQRNTHDKPNHSQVSQEKTKENAIEDCEYVQLQAQKIISGKEVSKKSTDSKPKVLLSSKQNVIQSKQEPAKKIALPEHCRLCFGALHKAIAVFNNSLSNNQPPEVFISHSKLIIMVGQKIVDSLCQETQERDARNDILHSSSRFCSLLKNLALATKNAAIQYPNADAMRELQNQNDELYKYTQQFRAMME; encoded by the exons AACACCTTGGCAAAGGCGCTTTACGACAACAAAGCGGAGTGCTCGGATGAGCTGGCCTTCCGCAAAGGAGACATCCTGACGGTTCTTGACCAAAATGTCATCGGCAGTGAGGGCTGGTGGAAATGCTCCCTTCATGGCAGGCAGGGCCTGGCTCCTGCCAAccgcctccagctcctgcccggCGCTCAGGCCCTCCCGCTGCCTCCTTCCACCCACGGCGATGTCCCAGAGCCACCAGCAGGCCAACAGAACATCTACCAGGTCCCCTCAGTCCCCAAGCCTCCTGTGGCATCCTCTACATACGAGAAGATGGAGGGGTGGGTGAAACCACCAGCTAGGGCCTGCACTCTGCCTGCCCAAGGGATATACCAGGTACCGGCCTTGGCTGCACAGCTGCTCAATGAACGGACCCAAAGCTCAACGCGTCAG CACCTCTTTACTCTCCCAAGAGCATCCCGGGCTTCAGTCCCGAACATCAGAAGCGAGGTGTATGATGTTCCGTCCACGCAGCGCCGCGAGTCCCTGCTCACACGG AGCGCTGCCACTCCGCCCACAGCACGAaagggctctgtgctgctcagatCCACCGAGTGCTTccaagaagagcagcagctttaCAACATCCCATCCGGCCCAGAAAAGACAGGAGCTGTTAGCCACAAAGACTCACCCGTGGGCAGT TTGTATGATGTCCCTCCCAAAAGAGAAACCAATGCTTCAGGGAAGGGATCTCAGAAAAAGAGCTGGGGCCACTACAATACGTTGCCAAACCCTCGAAAGTCAGAATGGATTTATGATATTCCAGTATCACCTGAAAAAATGGGATTAGAACAGAGCCCTTCTGGCCCTTCCTTGGAGAACCAGGCGCTATATGATATACCCCCAGCCAGGTACAAGGCACTAACAACAAGCACTGAAGCCAAAGTTGTGAATCCACAGTTATACGATATTCCACCAACACAGCGGAAAGTAGTGTTTCCAGATGTCCCTCTTTATGATATTCCACCCCCAAGGGACATGCTCCTTTTGCCACAAAATGGTAGCTGTGAGGCACCCTCAAGTCACCTGGATCCGAAGGCTGAGAACCAGACTTCTGGAGAGAACGTTTATGATATTCCTAAAGGTTTGCCCAACACTTTGCAGTCcaagaaagagagggaaaaaccCAACAGCAGTTCTGGAAACCAGGCATACCGTGTTCCAGTCCAGATCTCAAGAGACACCAAATTAGAACACGACAGGTTATCTGCTTCTAGTGCggacagcagaagcagcactgtCTCTACATTCTCAAACCCTTCTGCTGAGTTTATGTCGTCATCAGAAGAGCCTGTCAAAGAAATTAAGCTGGATCTTGATGTAGCCATAGAGACACTGACGAGACTGCAGCATGGTGTATCCAGCTCAGTTGCTAGCTTAATGATTTTTGTGAGTAGTAAGTGGAGATTACAGGAGCACCTGGAGAAACACATTGAAGAAATTCATAGGGCAGTTGATCACATAAAAGTATCACTTGGAGAATTTTTGGCCTTTGCTCGAGCCATAAAGGTAAATGCGTCCTACATCACTGATAATAACCTTCAGaccagaattaaaaaacagctggaaattcTTTTCAACTCATTCAAAATCTTAACAGAAACAAGAGAAGCTCTAAACAACTGCAACTGGTCACTGGAGGCTTTGGTCCTCAGGAAACCTCAGAACAACCCAGATGATCTTGATCGCTTTGTTATGGTAGCTCGCACAATTCCAGATGATATCAAGAGATTTGTATCCATCATCATTGCCAATGGAAAACTTCTCTTCAGAAAGAGTGAGAAGGAGCAAGAAATGAAGCAATCAAACGTCAGCCCAGAATataaaatggcaaaacaaaTCCCAGTGCCAAGAAGAATAGAAATAGAATCGCTTCAAAGAAATACTCATGACAAGCCGAACCATAGTCAAGTCTcccaagagaaaacaaaagaaaatgctattgAGGACTGTGAATATGTTCAACTACAG gcacagaaaatcatttcaggTAAAGAAGTGTCAAAGAAGAGTACAGATTCAAAACCAAAG GTTTTGCTGTCTTCAAAACAGAATGTAATTCAAAGCAAGCAAGAGCCTGCAAAGAAAATAGCTCTTCCAGAACACTGTAGGCTGTGTTTTGGTGCGCTTCACAAGGCAATTGCTGTATTTAATAATAGTCTGAGCAATAACCAGCCACCTGAAGTCTTTATATCCCACAGCAAATTGATCATCATGGTGGGACAGAAGATAGTGGATTCTCTCTGCCAGGAAACTCAAGAAAGAGATGCTCGGAATGACAttctccacagcagcagccGGTTTTGCAGCCTCTTGAAGAACCTGGCTCTTGCCACCAAAAATGCTGCAATACAATATCCAAATGCAGATGCAATGAGGGAACTTCAGAATCAAAATGATGAGCTGTATAAATATACGCAGCAGTTTAGAGCAATGATGGAatga
- the CASS4 gene encoding cas scaffolding protein family member 4 isoform X2 — protein sequence MKVNNTLAKALYDNKAECSDELAFRKGDILTVLDQNVIGSEGWWKCSLHGRQGLAPANRLQLLPGAQALPLPPSTHGDVPEPPAGQQNIYQVPSVPKPPVASSTYEKMEGWVKPPARACTLPAQGIYQVPALAAQLLNERTQSSTRQHLFTLPRASRASVPNIRSEVYDVPSTQRRESLLTRSAATPPTARKGSVLLRSTECFQEEQQLYNIPSGPEKTGAVSHKDSPVGSLYDVPPKRETNASGKGSQKKSWGHYNTLPNPRKSEWIYDIPVSPEKMGLEQSPSGPSLENQALYDIPPARYKALTTSTEAKVVNPQLYDIPPTQRKVVFPDVPLYDIPPPRDMLLLPQNGSCEAPSSHLDPKAENQTSGENVYDIPKGLPNTLQSKKEREKPNSSSGNQAYRVPVQISRDTKLEHDRLSASSADSRSSTVSTFSNPSAEFMSSSEEPVKEIKLDLDVAIETLTRLQHGVSSSVASLMIFVSSKWRLQEHLEKHIEEIHRAVDHIKVSLGEFLAFARAIKVNASYITDNNLQTRIKKQLEILFNSFKILTETREALNNCNWSLEALVLRKPQNNPDDLDRFVMVARTIPDDIKRFVSIIIANGKLLFRKSEKEQEMKQSNVSPEYKMAKQIPVPRRIEIESLQRNTHDKPNHSQVSQEKTKENAIEDCEYVQLQAQKIISGKEVSKKSTDSKPKVLLSSKQNVIQSKQEPAKKIALPEHCRLCFGALHKAIAVFNNSLSNNQPPEVFISHSKLIIMVGQKIVDSLCQETQERDARNDILHSSSRFCSLLKNLALATKNAAIQYPNADAMRELQNQNDELYKYTQQFRAMME from the exons AACACCTTGGCAAAGGCGCTTTACGACAACAAAGCGGAGTGCTCGGATGAGCTGGCCTTCCGCAAAGGAGACATCCTGACGGTTCTTGACCAAAATGTCATCGGCAGTGAGGGCTGGTGGAAATGCTCCCTTCATGGCAGGCAGGGCCTGGCTCCTGCCAAccgcctccagctcctgcccggCGCTCAGGCCCTCCCGCTGCCTCCTTCCACCCACGGCGATGTCCCAGAGCCACCAGCAGGCCAACAGAACATCTACCAGGTCCCCTCAGTCCCCAAGCCTCCTGTGGCATCCTCTACATACGAGAAGATGGAGGGGTGGGTGAAACCACCAGCTAGGGCCTGCACTCTGCCTGCCCAAGGGATATACCAGGTACCGGCCTTGGCTGCACAGCTGCTCAATGAACGGACCCAAAGCTCAACGCGTCAG CACCTCTTTACTCTCCCAAGAGCATCCCGGGCTTCAGTCCCGAACATCAGAAGCGAGGTGTATGATGTTCCGTCCACGCAGCGCCGCGAGTCCCTGCTCACACGG AGCGCTGCCACTCCGCCCACAGCACGAaagggctctgtgctgctcagatCCACCGAGTGCTTccaagaagagcagcagctttaCAACATCCCATCCGGCCCAGAAAAGACAGGAGCTGTTAGCCACAAAGACTCACCCGTGGGCAGT TTGTATGATGTCCCTCCCAAAAGAGAAACCAATGCTTCAGGGAAGGGATCTCAGAAAAAGAGCTGGGGCCACTACAATACGTTGCCAAACCCTCGAAAGTCAGAATGGATTTATGATATTCCAGTATCACCTGAAAAAATGGGATTAGAACAGAGCCCTTCTGGCCCTTCCTTGGAGAACCAGGCGCTATATGATATACCCCCAGCCAGGTACAAGGCACTAACAACAAGCACTGAAGCCAAAGTTGTGAATCCACAGTTATACGATATTCCACCAACACAGCGGAAAGTAGTGTTTCCAGATGTCCCTCTTTATGATATTCCACCCCCAAGGGACATGCTCCTTTTGCCACAAAATGGTAGCTGTGAGGCACCCTCAAGTCACCTGGATCCGAAGGCTGAGAACCAGACTTCTGGAGAGAACGTTTATGATATTCCTAAAGGTTTGCCCAACACTTTGCAGTCcaagaaagagagggaaaaaccCAACAGCAGTTCTGGAAACCAGGCATACCGTGTTCCAGTCCAGATCTCAAGAGACACCAAATTAGAACACGACAGGTTATCTGCTTCTAGTGCggacagcagaagcagcactgtCTCTACATTCTCAAACCCTTCTGCTGAGTTTATGTCGTCATCAGAAGAGCCTGTCAAAGAAATTAAGCTGGATCTTGATGTAGCCATAGAGACACTGACGAGACTGCAGCATGGTGTATCCAGCTCAGTTGCTAGCTTAATGATTTTTGTGAGTAGTAAGTGGAGATTACAGGAGCACCTGGAGAAACACATTGAAGAAATTCATAGGGCAGTTGATCACATAAAAGTATCACTTGGAGAATTTTTGGCCTTTGCTCGAGCCATAAAGGTAAATGCGTCCTACATCACTGATAATAACCTTCAGaccagaattaaaaaacagctggaaattcTTTTCAACTCATTCAAAATCTTAACAGAAACAAGAGAAGCTCTAAACAACTGCAACTGGTCACTGGAGGCTTTGGTCCTCAGGAAACCTCAGAACAACCCAGATGATCTTGATCGCTTTGTTATGGTAGCTCGCACAATTCCAGATGATATCAAGAGATTTGTATCCATCATCATTGCCAATGGAAAACTTCTCTTCAGAAAGAGTGAGAAGGAGCAAGAAATGAAGCAATCAAACGTCAGCCCAGAATataaaatggcaaaacaaaTCCCAGTGCCAAGAAGAATAGAAATAGAATCGCTTCAAAGAAATACTCATGACAAGCCGAACCATAGTCAAGTCTcccaagagaaaacaaaagaaaatgctattgAGGACTGTGAATATGTTCAACTACAG gcacagaaaatcatttcaggTAAAGAAGTGTCAAAGAAGAGTACAGATTCAAAACCAAAG GTTTTGCTGTCTTCAAAACAGAATGTAATTCAAAGCAAGCAAGAGCCTGCAAAGAAAATAGCTCTTCCAGAACACTGTAGGCTGTGTTTTGGTGCGCTTCACAAGGCAATTGCTGTATTTAATAATAGTCTGAGCAATAACCAGCCACCTGAAGTCTTTATATCCCACAGCAAATTGATCATCATGGTGGGACAGAAGATAGTGGATTCTCTCTGCCAGGAAACTCAAGAAAGAGATGCTCGGAATGACAttctccacagcagcagccGGTTTTGCAGCCTCTTGAAGAACCTGGCTCTTGCCACCAAAAATGCTGCAATACAATATCCAAATGCAGATGCAATGAGGGAACTTCAGAATCAAAATGATGAGCTGTATAAATATACGCAGCAGTTTAGAGCAATGATGGAatga
- the CASS4 gene encoding cas scaffolding protein family member 4 isoform X3, with product MKNTLAKALYDNKAECSDELAFRKGDILTVLDQNVIGSEGWWKCSLHGRQGLAPANRLQLLPGAQALPLPPSTHGDVPEPPAGQQNIYQVPSVPKPPVASSTYEKMEGWVKPPARACTLPAQGIYQVPALAAQLLNERTQSSTRQHLFTLPRASRASVPNIRSEVYDVPSTQRRESLLTRSAATPPTARKGSVLLRSTECFQEEQQLYNIPSGPEKTGAVSHKDSPVGSLYDVPPKRETNASGKGSQKKSWGHYNTLPNPRKSEWIYDIPVSPEKMGLEQSPSGPSLENQALYDIPPARYKALTTSTEAKVVNPQLYDIPPTQRKVVFPDVPLYDIPPPRDMLLLPQNGSCEAPSSHLDPKAENQTSGENVYDIPKGLPNTLQSKKEREKPNSSSGNQAYRVPVQISRDTKLEHDRLSASSADSRSSTVSTFSNPSAEFMSSSEEPVKEIKLDLDVAIETLTRLQHGVSSSVASLMIFVSSKWRLQEHLEKHIEEIHRAVDHIKVSLGEFLAFARAIKVNASYITDNNLQTRIKKQLEILFNSFKILTETREALNNCNWSLEALVLRKPQNNPDDLDRFVMVARTIPDDIKRFVSIIIANGKLLFRKSEKEQEMKQSNVSPEYKMAKQIPVPRRIEIESLQRNTHDKPNHSQVSQEKTKENAIEDCEYVQLQAQKIISGKEVSKKSTDSKPKVLLSSKQNVIQSKQEPAKKIALPEHCRLCFGALHKAIAVFNNSLSNNQPPEVFISHSKLIIMVGQKIVDSLCQETQERDARNDILHSSSRFCSLLKNLALATKNAAIQYPNADAMRELQNQNDELYKYTQQFRAMME from the exons AACACCTTGGCAAAGGCGCTTTACGACAACAAAGCGGAGTGCTCGGATGAGCTGGCCTTCCGCAAAGGAGACATCCTGACGGTTCTTGACCAAAATGTCATCGGCAGTGAGGGCTGGTGGAAATGCTCCCTTCATGGCAGGCAGGGCCTGGCTCCTGCCAAccgcctccagctcctgcccggCGCTCAGGCCCTCCCGCTGCCTCCTTCCACCCACGGCGATGTCCCAGAGCCACCAGCAGGCCAACAGAACATCTACCAGGTCCCCTCAGTCCCCAAGCCTCCTGTGGCATCCTCTACATACGAGAAGATGGAGGGGTGGGTGAAACCACCAGCTAGGGCCTGCACTCTGCCTGCCCAAGGGATATACCAGGTACCGGCCTTGGCTGCACAGCTGCTCAATGAACGGACCCAAAGCTCAACGCGTCAG CACCTCTTTACTCTCCCAAGAGCATCCCGGGCTTCAGTCCCGAACATCAGAAGCGAGGTGTATGATGTTCCGTCCACGCAGCGCCGCGAGTCCCTGCTCACACGG AGCGCTGCCACTCCGCCCACAGCACGAaagggctctgtgctgctcagatCCACCGAGTGCTTccaagaagagcagcagctttaCAACATCCCATCCGGCCCAGAAAAGACAGGAGCTGTTAGCCACAAAGACTCACCCGTGGGCAGT TTGTATGATGTCCCTCCCAAAAGAGAAACCAATGCTTCAGGGAAGGGATCTCAGAAAAAGAGCTGGGGCCACTACAATACGTTGCCAAACCCTCGAAAGTCAGAATGGATTTATGATATTCCAGTATCACCTGAAAAAATGGGATTAGAACAGAGCCCTTCTGGCCCTTCCTTGGAGAACCAGGCGCTATATGATATACCCCCAGCCAGGTACAAGGCACTAACAACAAGCACTGAAGCCAAAGTTGTGAATCCACAGTTATACGATATTCCACCAACACAGCGGAAAGTAGTGTTTCCAGATGTCCCTCTTTATGATATTCCACCCCCAAGGGACATGCTCCTTTTGCCACAAAATGGTAGCTGTGAGGCACCCTCAAGTCACCTGGATCCGAAGGCTGAGAACCAGACTTCTGGAGAGAACGTTTATGATATTCCTAAAGGTTTGCCCAACACTTTGCAGTCcaagaaagagagggaaaaaccCAACAGCAGTTCTGGAAACCAGGCATACCGTGTTCCAGTCCAGATCTCAAGAGACACCAAATTAGAACACGACAGGTTATCTGCTTCTAGTGCggacagcagaagcagcactgtCTCTACATTCTCAAACCCTTCTGCTGAGTTTATGTCGTCATCAGAAGAGCCTGTCAAAGAAATTAAGCTGGATCTTGATGTAGCCATAGAGACACTGACGAGACTGCAGCATGGTGTATCCAGCTCAGTTGCTAGCTTAATGATTTTTGTGAGTAGTAAGTGGAGATTACAGGAGCACCTGGAGAAACACATTGAAGAAATTCATAGGGCAGTTGATCACATAAAAGTATCACTTGGAGAATTTTTGGCCTTTGCTCGAGCCATAAAGGTAAATGCGTCCTACATCACTGATAATAACCTTCAGaccagaattaaaaaacagctggaaattcTTTTCAACTCATTCAAAATCTTAACAGAAACAAGAGAAGCTCTAAACAACTGCAACTGGTCACTGGAGGCTTTGGTCCTCAGGAAACCTCAGAACAACCCAGATGATCTTGATCGCTTTGTTATGGTAGCTCGCACAATTCCAGATGATATCAAGAGATTTGTATCCATCATCATTGCCAATGGAAAACTTCTCTTCAGAAAGAGTGAGAAGGAGCAAGAAATGAAGCAATCAAACGTCAGCCCAGAATataaaatggcaaaacaaaTCCCAGTGCCAAGAAGAATAGAAATAGAATCGCTTCAAAGAAATACTCATGACAAGCCGAACCATAGTCAAGTCTcccaagagaaaacaaaagaaaatgctattgAGGACTGTGAATATGTTCAACTACAG gcacagaaaatcatttcaggTAAAGAAGTGTCAAAGAAGAGTACAGATTCAAAACCAAAG GTTTTGCTGTCTTCAAAACAGAATGTAATTCAAAGCAAGCAAGAGCCTGCAAAGAAAATAGCTCTTCCAGAACACTGTAGGCTGTGTTTTGGTGCGCTTCACAAGGCAATTGCTGTATTTAATAATAGTCTGAGCAATAACCAGCCACCTGAAGTCTTTATATCCCACAGCAAATTGATCATCATGGTGGGACAGAAGATAGTGGATTCTCTCTGCCAGGAAACTCAAGAAAGAGATGCTCGGAATGACAttctccacagcagcagccGGTTTTGCAGCCTCTTGAAGAACCTGGCTCTTGCCACCAAAAATGCTGCAATACAATATCCAAATGCAGATGCAATGAGGGAACTTCAGAATCAAAATGATGAGCTGTATAAATATACGCAGCAGTTTAGAGCAATGATGGAatga
- the CASS4 gene encoding cas scaffolding protein family member 4 isoform X4: MTTMDQNISSNRTAKNTLAKALYDNKAECSDELAFRKGDILTVLDQNVIGSEGWWKCSLHGRQGLAPANRLQLLPGAQALPLPPSTHGDVPEPPAGQQNIYQVPSVPKPPVASSTYEKMEGWVKPPARACTLPAQGIYQVPALAAQLLNERTQSSTRQHLFTLPRASRASVPNIRSEVYDVPSTQRRESLLTRSAATPPTARKGSVLLRSTECFQEEQQLYNIPSGPEKTGAVSHKDSPVGSLYDVPPKRETNASGKGSQKKSWGHYNTLPNPRKSEWIYDIPVSPEKMGLEQSPSGPSLENQALYDIPPARYKALTTSTEAKVVNPQLYDIPPTQRKVVFPDVPLYDIPPPRDMLLLPQNGSCEAPSSHLDPKAENQTSGENVYDIPKGLPNTLQSKKEREKPNSSSGNQAYRVPVQISRDTKLEHDRLSASSADSRSSTVSTFSNPSAEFMSSSEEPVKEIKLDLDVAIETLTRLQHGVSSSVASLMIFVSSKWRLQEHLEKHIEEIHRAVDHIKVSLGEFLAFARAIKVNASYITDNNLQTRIKKQLEILFNSFKILTETREALNNCNWSLEALVLRKPQNNPDDLDRFVMVARTIPDDIKRFVSIIIANGKLLFRKSEKEQEMKQSNVSPEYKMAKQIPVPRRIEIESLQRNTHDKPNHSQVSQEKTKENAIEDCEYVQLQVLLSSKQNVIQSKQEPAKKIALPEHCRLCFGALHKAIAVFNNSLSNNQPPEVFISHSKLIIMVGQKIVDSLCQETQERDARNDILHSSSRFCSLLKNLALATKNAAIQYPNADAMRELQNQNDELYKYTQQFRAMME; encoded by the exons AACACCTTGGCAAAGGCGCTTTACGACAACAAAGCGGAGTGCTCGGATGAGCTGGCCTTCCGCAAAGGAGACATCCTGACGGTTCTTGACCAAAATGTCATCGGCAGTGAGGGCTGGTGGAAATGCTCCCTTCATGGCAGGCAGGGCCTGGCTCCTGCCAAccgcctccagctcctgcccggCGCTCAGGCCCTCCCGCTGCCTCCTTCCACCCACGGCGATGTCCCAGAGCCACCAGCAGGCCAACAGAACATCTACCAGGTCCCCTCAGTCCCCAAGCCTCCTGTGGCATCCTCTACATACGAGAAGATGGAGGGGTGGGTGAAACCACCAGCTAGGGCCTGCACTCTGCCTGCCCAAGGGATATACCAGGTACCGGCCTTGGCTGCACAGCTGCTCAATGAACGGACCCAAAGCTCAACGCGTCAG CACCTCTTTACTCTCCCAAGAGCATCCCGGGCTTCAGTCCCGAACATCAGAAGCGAGGTGTATGATGTTCCGTCCACGCAGCGCCGCGAGTCCCTGCTCACACGG AGCGCTGCCACTCCGCCCACAGCACGAaagggctctgtgctgctcagatCCACCGAGTGCTTccaagaagagcagcagctttaCAACATCCCATCCGGCCCAGAAAAGACAGGAGCTGTTAGCCACAAAGACTCACCCGTGGGCAGT TTGTATGATGTCCCTCCCAAAAGAGAAACCAATGCTTCAGGGAAGGGATCTCAGAAAAAGAGCTGGGGCCACTACAATACGTTGCCAAACCCTCGAAAGTCAGAATGGATTTATGATATTCCAGTATCACCTGAAAAAATGGGATTAGAACAGAGCCCTTCTGGCCCTTCCTTGGAGAACCAGGCGCTATATGATATACCCCCAGCCAGGTACAAGGCACTAACAACAAGCACTGAAGCCAAAGTTGTGAATCCACAGTTATACGATATTCCACCAACACAGCGGAAAGTAGTGTTTCCAGATGTCCCTCTTTATGATATTCCACCCCCAAGGGACATGCTCCTTTTGCCACAAAATGGTAGCTGTGAGGCACCCTCAAGTCACCTGGATCCGAAGGCTGAGAACCAGACTTCTGGAGAGAACGTTTATGATATTCCTAAAGGTTTGCCCAACACTTTGCAGTCcaagaaagagagggaaaaaccCAACAGCAGTTCTGGAAACCAGGCATACCGTGTTCCAGTCCAGATCTCAAGAGACACCAAATTAGAACACGACAGGTTATCTGCTTCTAGTGCggacagcagaagcagcactgtCTCTACATTCTCAAACCCTTCTGCTGAGTTTATGTCGTCATCAGAAGAGCCTGTCAAAGAAATTAAGCTGGATCTTGATGTAGCCATAGAGACACTGACGAGACTGCAGCATGGTGTATCCAGCTCAGTTGCTAGCTTAATGATTTTTGTGAGTAGTAAGTGGAGATTACAGGAGCACCTGGAGAAACACATTGAAGAAATTCATAGGGCAGTTGATCACATAAAAGTATCACTTGGAGAATTTTTGGCCTTTGCTCGAGCCATAAAGGTAAATGCGTCCTACATCACTGATAATAACCTTCAGaccagaattaaaaaacagctggaaattcTTTTCAACTCATTCAAAATCTTAACAGAAACAAGAGAAGCTCTAAACAACTGCAACTGGTCACTGGAGGCTTTGGTCCTCAGGAAACCTCAGAACAACCCAGATGATCTTGATCGCTTTGTTATGGTAGCTCGCACAATTCCAGATGATATCAAGAGATTTGTATCCATCATCATTGCCAATGGAAAACTTCTCTTCAGAAAGAGTGAGAAGGAGCAAGAAATGAAGCAATCAAACGTCAGCCCAGAATataaaatggcaaaacaaaTCCCAGTGCCAAGAAGAATAGAAATAGAATCGCTTCAAAGAAATACTCATGACAAGCCGAACCATAGTCAAGTCTcccaagagaaaacaaaagaaaatgctattgAGGACTGTGAATATGTTCAACTACAG GTTTTGCTGTCTTCAAAACAGAATGTAATTCAAAGCAAGCAAGAGCCTGCAAAGAAAATAGCTCTTCCAGAACACTGTAGGCTGTGTTTTGGTGCGCTTCACAAGGCAATTGCTGTATTTAATAATAGTCTGAGCAATAACCAGCCACCTGAAGTCTTTATATCCCACAGCAAATTGATCATCATGGTGGGACAGAAGATAGTGGATTCTCTCTGCCAGGAAACTCAAGAAAGAGATGCTCGGAATGACAttctccacagcagcagccGGTTTTGCAGCCTCTTGAAGAACCTGGCTCTTGCCACCAAAAATGCTGCAATACAATATCCAAATGCAGATGCAATGAGGGAACTTCAGAATCAAAATGATGAGCTGTATAAATATACGCAGCAGTTTAGAGCAATGATGGAatga